A window of Vibrio ishigakensis contains these coding sequences:
- a CDS encoding Na(+)-translocating NADH-quinone reductase subunit C has protein sequence MANKNDSIKKTLSVVIGLSLVCSVVVSTAAVGLRDKQQANAQLDKQTKIIEVAGIEENAPVPQLFQEFIEPRLVNFDTGEFVESAEDGSDAASYDQRSAAKDPAQSQRLSAEDDKAKIIRRADIGTVYLVKQEGTYSKVILPVHGNGLWSMMYAFVAVEMDGNTVSGITYYEQGETPGLGGEIENPSWRAQFEGKKLFDDNFKPAISIVKGGAAPGDIHGVDGLSGATLTGNGVQHTFDFWLGDMGFGPFLAKVREGELN, from the coding sequence ATGGCAAATAAGAACGATAGCATTAAAAAGACGCTGTCGGTGGTCATCGGCCTGAGCTTAGTGTGCTCGGTGGTGGTATCGACAGCAGCGGTTGGCTTGCGTGATAAGCAGCAAGCCAATGCGCAATTGGACAAGCAAACCAAGATCATTGAGGTTGCTGGCATCGAAGAAAATGCTCCAGTACCTCAACTTTTCCAAGAGTTCATCGAGCCACGCTTGGTGAACTTTGATACTGGTGAGTTTGTTGAATCAGCAGAGGATGGCTCTGACGCAGCGAGCTACGACCAACGTAGTGCTGCTAAAGATCCTGCGCAATCTCAGCGCCTATCAGCAGAGGATGACAAAGCTAAGATCATCCGTCGCGCTGATATCGGTACCGTATATCTTGTTAAGCAAGAAGGTACTTACTCTAAGGTAATCCTACCTGTACACGGTAACGGCCTTTGGTCAATGATGTACGCATTTGTGGCGGTAGAGATGGACGGAAACACGGTTTCTGGCATCACTTACTACGAGCAAGGTGAAACTCCAGGATTGGGTGGCGAGATCGAAAACCCATCATGGCGTGCACAGTTCGAAGGCAAGAAGCTGTTTGATGACAACTTCAAGCCAGCCATTTCAATCGTTAAAGGCGGTGCAGCACCTGGTGATATCCACGGTGTAGACGGTCTGTCTGGTGCAACCCTGACAGGTAACGGCGTGCAGCACACTTTCGATTTCTGGTTAGGTGACATGGGCTTTGGTCCTTTCCTAGCTAAAGTACGCGAAGGAGAGTTGAACTAA
- a CDS encoding peptidylprolyl isomerase, which produces MIRALLLCCALFSTSVFANTKVLFETNLGNFVIELNEQAAPVTTKNFLRYVEDGSYEGTIFHRVIGGFMAQGGGFDQEMQQLSSYAPIKNEANNGLKNKVGSVAMARTNDPNSATRQFFINYSDNSFLDYSASNPGYAVFGQVTSGFDVVQQMATIPTKSAGFMKDVPSTPIVVTKVTIQK; this is translated from the coding sequence ATGATACGTGCCCTACTACTTTGCTGTGCCCTATTCAGTACCAGCGTATTCGCAAATACTAAGGTGTTATTCGAAACCAACCTAGGTAACTTCGTTATTGAGCTCAATGAGCAAGCGGCGCCTGTAACCACTAAGAACTTCCTTCGTTACGTAGAAGACGGTAGCTACGAAGGCACCATCTTCCACCGTGTTATAGGTGGCTTTATGGCTCAAGGCGGCGGCTTTGACCAAGAGATGCAGCAGCTTTCTAGCTATGCTCCTATCAAGAACGAAGCTAATAACGGCCTAAAGAACAAGGTCGGTAGTGTGGCTATGGCTCGTACTAACGATCCAAACTCAGCCACTCGTCAGTTCTTTATCAACTACTCAGACAACAGCTTCCTCGATTACTCAGCATCAAACCCAGGCTATGCGGTATTTGGTCAAGTCACCTCTGGCTTCGATGTAGTGCAACAGATGGCTACTATTCCAACTAAAAGCGCTGGCTTCATGAAAGATGTCCCTTCTACCCCTATCGTGGTCACAAAAGTAACTATCCAAAAATAG
- a CDS encoding AmpG family muropeptide MFS transporter, whose product MTEKMSWRETIRSYLDKRLMWVFMMGCSSGFPWVLIGSNMSGWLKDAGLTRAAIGYFGSVFAVYAINFMWAPLVDRVKLPLLHRFLGQRRSWILLCQAVILGCTLGIAGVDPAKNLMFTSMLALCIAIASATKDVAIDAYRIDTFPKSEPSKLPQASAMAVIGWWTGYSLPGYLAFVNADTIGWNGVYMGMAALVGVLMLFTLLVGEPKTDRSALQAEAEQRHAKVVGSRLVAWFSVTLIEPFADFFRRNGVRVAMTLLLFVFLFKIGEAFLGRMSIPFYKEIGFSNEQIGHYSKLIGWGATIVFTLVGSMFNVKFGIVRGLMIGGIAMSASNLMFAWIAKAGPSETLFLATIIVDNFTTAFSTVAFVSFLTILTGQAFSATQYALLASLGNFGRTTLASFSGELVDYLNDWSLFFILTALMVVPSLIMLYSLRHYFTALLAKAKERDSKVKKSDDDLETDTQSA is encoded by the coding sequence ATGACAGAAAAAATGTCTTGGCGCGAAACCATTCGTAGCTACCTAGACAAACGCCTGATGTGGGTGTTTATGATGGGTTGCTCCAGTGGTTTTCCATGGGTGCTTATCGGCTCAAATATGTCCGGTTGGCTAAAAGATGCAGGCCTAACTCGAGCGGCTATTGGCTACTTTGGTTCAGTGTTTGCTGTATACGCCATCAACTTCATGTGGGCACCCTTGGTAGACAGGGTGAAACTGCCTCTTCTGCACAGATTCCTCGGACAACGACGCTCGTGGATCTTGCTCTGTCAGGCAGTCATTCTAGGTTGTACTCTAGGTATTGCCGGTGTTGATCCTGCCAAGAATCTAATGTTCACCTCTATGCTTGCGCTATGTATCGCCATCGCTTCTGCGACCAAGGATGTAGCCATCGATGCCTATCGTATCGATACCTTTCCAAAGAGCGAGCCATCGAAACTCCCTCAAGCATCGGCCATGGCGGTAATCGGTTGGTGGACAGGTTATTCTCTGCCTGGCTATCTCGCCTTCGTGAATGCCGACACTATTGGTTGGAATGGTGTGTATATGGGTATGGCAGCTTTGGTTGGCGTGCTTATGCTGTTTACACTACTAGTAGGCGAACCAAAAACAGACCGCAGTGCACTTCAAGCAGAAGCGGAACAACGCCATGCTAAAGTCGTAGGCTCAAGGCTTGTAGCTTGGTTCAGTGTTACCCTCATCGAACCATTCGCAGACTTCTTCAGGCGCAACGGTGTTCGCGTCGCCATGACACTATTGCTGTTTGTATTCCTGTTTAAGATTGGCGAGGCCTTTTTGGGCAGAATGTCGATACCTTTCTACAAAGAGATCGGCTTTAGCAACGAACAAATAGGTCACTACTCCAAACTAATTGGTTGGGGCGCTACCATAGTGTTCACTTTAGTGGGCAGTATGTTTAACGTGAAGTTCGGTATAGTGCGCGGCCTGATGATTGGTGGTATTGCCATGTCAGCCAGTAACCTGATGTTCGCTTGGATAGCAAAAGCAGGTCCAAGTGAAACTCTGTTCCTTGCCACCATCATAGTGGACAACTTCACCACGGCGTTCTCCACCGTTGCCTTCGTTTCCTTCTTGACCATATTGACCGGCCAAGCCTTCTCCGCAACCCAATATGCACTGCTCGCTTCCTTGGGTAACTTTGGGCGAACGACTTTGGCGTCCTTCAGTGGCGAACTAGTCGACTACCTCAATGACTGGTCCCTGTTCTTTATCCTGACTGCTTTGATGGTCGTGCCGAGCCTGATTATGCTCTACTCACTCCGCCACTATTTTACCGCGCTGCTCGCCAAGGCTAAGGAGCGAGATAGTAAGGTAAAAAAGTCTGATGATGATTTAGAAACCGACACGCAATCGGCATAA
- a CDS encoding ChrR family anti-sigma-E factor: MKHHPSIELLKAYADGTIDACNGITLASHLETCQQCQAKVDQLVAELAGETFDEQEFKADAPETVVSTDLPVEMEQMLGEITSLQRTPLVPRLDPGVKVSVNGKEFVLPRALHRLSKKLGDWKSYGGKVYSANFDLGESERVSLLYISGGVQVPQHTHKGIETTLVLHGRFSDEEGSYQEGDYMIADGTTKHSPRTEEGQDCLCLTVLSDPMVFTQGAARIFNMFGRGMYP, from the coding sequence ATGAAACATCATCCAAGCATAGAACTTTTGAAAGCCTACGCGGATGGGACCATAGACGCTTGTAACGGAATAACGCTCGCTTCTCATTTGGAAACCTGCCAGCAGTGTCAGGCAAAGGTAGACCAACTCGTAGCAGAGTTGGCTGGTGAAACCTTTGACGAGCAGGAGTTCAAAGCCGATGCACCAGAAACTGTTGTGTCGACGGACTTGCCGGTAGAGATGGAGCAAATGTTAGGTGAGATTACGAGTTTACAGCGCACCCCACTGGTTCCTCGCTTAGACCCCGGTGTTAAAGTGAGCGTGAATGGCAAGGAATTCGTTCTTCCTAGAGCTCTTCATAGGCTCAGCAAAAAACTGGGTGACTGGAAGAGCTACGGCGGGAAAGTCTACAGTGCCAACTTTGATCTAGGTGAGAGTGAACGCGTGAGCTTGCTATACATCAGCGGCGGTGTTCAGGTCCCTCAACATACCCACAAAGGTATCGAGACCACACTAGTGTTACACGGTCGATTCTCCGACGAAGAGGGCAGCTACCAAGAAGGCGATTATATGATCGCTGATGGTACTACCAAGCACTCTCCAAGAACTGAAGAAGGGCAAGACTGCTTGTGCTTAACCGTGTTGAGCGACCCTATGGTTTTCACCCAAGGGGCTGCGCGAATATTCAATATGTTCGGTAGGGGAATGTACCCTTAG
- the nqrE gene encoding NADH:ubiquinone reductase (Na(+)-transporting) subunit E — translation MEHYISLLVKSIFIENLALSFFLGMCTFLAVSKKVKTSFGLGVAVIAVLTIAVPVNNLLYNLVLKENALVAGVDLSFLNFITFIGVIAALVQILEMVLDRFFPPLYNALGIFLPLITVNCAIFGGVSFMVQRDYNFAESVVYGFGSGVGWMLAIVALAGIREKMKYSDVPPGLRGLGITFITVGLMALGFLSFSGVQL, via the coding sequence ATGGAACATTATATTAGCTTGCTAGTTAAATCGATCTTCATCGAAAACTTGGCACTCTCTTTCTTCTTGGGTATGTGTACATTCCTTGCAGTATCTAAGAAGGTAAAAACCTCTTTCGGTCTTGGTGTAGCGGTAATCGCAGTACTGACAATTGCAGTACCTGTGAACAACCTTCTATACAACCTAGTTCTTAAAGAGAACGCATTGGTAGCGGGTGTTGACCTTAGCTTCCTAAACTTCATCACCTTCATCGGTGTAATCGCAGCACTTGTACAGATCCTAGAGATGGTTCTTGACCGTTTCTTCCCACCTTTGTACAACGCACTGGGTATCTTCCTACCGCTAATCACGGTTAACTGTGCGATCTTTGGTGGCGTATCTTTCATGGTTCAGCGTGACTACAACTTCGCTGAGTCTGTAGTATACGGCTTCGGTTCTGGTGTGGGCTGGATGCTAGCTATCGTTGCGCTAGCGGGTATCCGTGAGAAGATGAAGTACTCTGACGTTCCTCCAGGTCTACGTGGTCTAGGTATTACCTTTATCACTGTTGGTCTGATGGCGTTGGGTTTCCTATCGTTCTCTGGTGTTCAACTGTAA
- a CDS encoding BolA family protein has product MLQQTIERKLNQTFSPHHLQVINESHMHNVPPGSESHFKVVIVSDKFDDLRLIARHRLVNSALSDEFAQGLHALSMHTLTKDEWSEQSSIPDSPQCRGGER; this is encoded by the coding sequence ATGCTACAACAGACGATCGAGCGAAAACTGAATCAAACGTTCTCTCCACACCACCTTCAAGTCATCAACGAAAGCCATATGCACAACGTGCCACCAGGCTCTGAGAGCCATTTTAAGGTGGTGATTGTGAGTGACAAATTCGATGATCTTAGGCTGATTGCTAGACACAGACTTGTAAACTCAGCGCTGAGTGATGAATTTGCTCAGGGTTTGCATGCCTTGTCGATGCATACCCTAACCAAAGATGAATGGAGTGAGCAGAGTAGCATTCCGGACAGCCCTCAATGCAGAGGGGGAGAGCGCTAA
- the nqrF gene encoding NADH:ubiquinone reductase (Na(+)-transporting) subunit F yields the protein MDIILGVVMFTLIVLALVLVILFAKSKLVPTGDVNILVNGDPEKGFAVAPGDKLLGALAGNGIFVSSACGGGGSCGQCRVKVKSGGGDILPTELDHISKGEAREGERLACQVAVKADMEIELPEEIFGVKKWECSVISNDNKATFIKELKLQIPDGESVPFRAGGYIQIEAPAHHVKYSEFDVPEEYREDWDKFNLFRYESVVNEETIRAYSMANYPEEEGIIMLNVRIATPPPNNPDVPPGIMSSFIWSLKEGDKCTISGPFGEFFAKETDNEMVFVGGGAGMAPMRSHIFDQLKRLKSKRKMSFWYGARSKREMFYVEDFDGLQAENDNFIWHCALSDPMPEDNWDGYTGFIHNVLYENYLKDHEAPEDCEYYMCGPPMMNAAVIGMLKDLGVEDENILLDDFGG from the coding sequence ATGGATATTATTCTTGGCGTTGTGATGTTTACTCTGATTGTACTGGCTTTGGTACTGGTAATCCTGTTTGCCAAATCCAAGCTTGTACCTACAGGTGACGTAAACATCTTAGTAAACGGCGACCCTGAAAAAGGCTTCGCTGTAGCACCTGGTGACAAACTTCTAGGTGCACTAGCAGGCAACGGTATCTTTGTATCGTCTGCTTGTGGTGGCGGTGGCTCTTGTGGTCAGTGTCGCGTAAAAGTTAAATCTGGCGGTGGTGACATCCTGCCGACCGAGCTTGACCACATCAGTAAGGGTGAAGCACGTGAAGGTGAGCGTCTAGCGTGTCAGGTAGCTGTTAAAGCAGACATGGAAATCGAACTTCCAGAAGAGATCTTCGGCGTTAAGAAGTGGGAATGTTCAGTTATCTCTAACGATAACAAAGCAACCTTCATCAAAGAGCTGAAACTTCAGATCCCTGATGGTGAGTCTGTTCCGTTCCGTGCAGGTGGTTATATTCAGATTGAAGCACCAGCGCACCACGTTAAATACTCAGAGTTCGACGTACCAGAAGAGTACCGTGAGGACTGGGACAAGTTTAATCTGTTCCGTTATGAGTCAGTGGTAAACGAAGAGACTATCCGTGCTTACTCTATGGCTAACTACCCAGAAGAAGAAGGCATTATTATGCTGAACGTGCGTATCGCTACGCCGCCGCCTAATAATCCTGACGTTCCACCGGGTATCATGTCATCATTCATCTGGTCTCTTAAAGAGGGCGACAAGTGTACGATTTCTGGTCCATTCGGTGAGTTCTTCGCTAAAGAGACTGACAACGAGATGGTATTCGTTGGTGGTGGTGCGGGTATGGCGCCTATGCGTTCGCACATCTTCGACCAACTTAAGCGTCTGAAGTCTAAGCGTAAGATGTCTTTCTGGTATGGTGCACGTTCTAAGCGTGAAATGTTCTACGTAGAAGATTTCGACGGTCTACAAGCAGAAAACGACAACTTCATCTGGCACTGTGCTCTATCTGATCCAATGCCAGAAGATAACTGGGATGGCTACACTGGCTTCATTCACAACGTACTGTATGAAAACTATCTGAAGGACCACGAAGCGCCTGAAGACTGTGAGTACTACATGTGTGGTCCACCTATGATGAACGCAGCTGTAATCGGCATGCTTAAAGATCTAGGTGTTGAGGATGAAAACATCCTACTTGATGACTTCGGTGGTTAA
- a CDS encoding methyltransferase, which produces MKTTLSLHGQNLSLLRFPKLPKETLQAWDAGDEYIIDHFQDAPLEKGKHILILNDQFGALSCWFSKDYQVSMQTDSHVSWQGSLKNLQRNECNQVQLLRSTDPLPEKVDLVLMKIPKNNRFLVWQLSQLRQHISPDVEVIAVNKANLIHTSTLKLFEKYLGETRTSLAKKKHRLVFSRADKTLTATSEPSISWDVPEHDLKLENLPNVYSGESLDLGARFFLEHLPSSDRGLDIIDLGCGNGVLSAKIARLNPNAHITSVDESFMAVESAKRNIARNLGEKKRFTFRANNCLDKFEPQSCDLVLCNPPFHQQNTVTDHIAWQMFTDSKRTLRKDGELWVIGNRHLGYVAKLGRLFGKNNVKVVASNSKFVIVRAKKAVISK; this is translated from the coding sequence ATGAAAACCACTCTCTCACTACATGGTCAAAACTTAAGCCTTTTGCGTTTTCCAAAGCTGCCTAAAGAGACACTGCAAGCTTGGGATGCCGGTGACGAATATATCATCGACCACTTCCAAGATGCGCCCCTCGAAAAAGGTAAACATATTTTGATATTAAACGATCAATTTGGCGCCTTAAGTTGTTGGTTTTCTAAAGACTATCAGGTAAGCATGCAGACCGACTCTCATGTTAGTTGGCAAGGCAGTTTAAAAAACCTGCAACGCAACGAGTGTAATCAGGTTCAGCTACTCCGTTCTACCGACCCTCTTCCTGAGAAGGTGGACCTAGTCCTGATGAAGATACCGAAAAACAACCGTTTCTTGGTGTGGCAACTGAGTCAACTGCGTCAGCACATCTCACCTGATGTAGAGGTAATCGCGGTAAACAAAGCTAACCTGATTCATACCTCTACCCTGAAGCTATTCGAAAAATACCTAGGTGAAACACGCACCTCTCTAGCTAAGAAAAAGCACCGATTGGTGTTTAGTCGCGCGGACAAAACCCTAACAGCCACCTCTGAGCCGAGCATCAGTTGGGATGTTCCAGAGCACGATCTCAAGTTAGAGAACCTGCCAAACGTATATTCCGGTGAAAGCTTAGATCTGGGTGCACGCTTTTTCCTTGAACACCTTCCTTCGAGCGACAGGGGACTCGATATCATAGACCTAGGCTGCGGTAACGGAGTGTTATCTGCCAAAATTGCACGCCTCAATCCAAACGCCCATATCACTAGCGTTGATGAGAGCTTTATGGCGGTTGAATCTGCTAAGCGAAATATTGCCCGTAACCTTGGCGAGAAAAAACGCTTCACCTTTAGAGCCAACAACTGCCTAGATAAGTTCGAGCCACAAAGCTGCGACCTGGTTTTGTGCAACCCGCCATTCCACCAACAGAATACCGTTACCGATCATATTGCTTGGCAGATGTTCACCGACAGCAAGCGCACTCTGCGCAAAGATGGAGAGCTTTGGGTAATTGGGAACCGCCATCTGGGCTATGTGGCTAAGCTCGGGCGCCTATTTGGTAAAAACAACGTCAAGGTTGTGGCAAGCAATAGCAAATTTGTCATTGTTCGTGCTAAAAAAGCTGTTATATCCAAGTAA
- a CDS encoding NADH:ubiquinone reductase (Na(+)-transporting) subunit B, protein MLKKFIEDIEPDFEAGGKWEKWYPLYEAVATVFYTPGTVTKTKSHVRDSVDLKRIMIMVWFAVFPAMFWGMYNAGNQAISALTFLHSGSELAEIVAGNWHYWLTEMLGGSISPEAGWGSKMLLGATYFLPIYATVFIVGGFWEVLFCVVRKHEVNEGFFVTSILFALIVPPTLPLWQAALGITFGVVVAKEIFGGTGRNFLNPALAGRAFLFFAYPGQISGDLVWTAADGFSGATALSQWSQGGEAQLVHNVTGQAITWMDAFVGNIPGSIGEVSTLWLLVGAAMIVYMGIASWRIIAGVMIGMIATATLFNLIGSDTNPMFSMPWHWHLVLGGFAFGMLFMATDPVSASFTNKGKWWYGALIGVMCILIRVVNPAYPEGMMLAILFANLFAPLFDHFVIEKNVKRRLARYGK, encoded by the coding sequence ATGTTGAAGAAATTTATCGAAGACATCGAACCTGATTTTGAAGCAGGTGGTAAGTGGGAAAAGTGGTACCCACTATACGAAGCAGTGGCTACGGTTTTCTATACCCCAGGTACAGTAACTAAAACGAAATCCCACGTTCGTGACAGTGTCGACCTAAAACGCATCATGATTATGGTTTGGTTTGCGGTATTCCCAGCAATGTTCTGGGGTATGTACAACGCAGGTAACCAAGCGATCAGTGCTCTAACATTCTTGCACTCAGGTTCTGAGCTAGCTGAAATCGTTGCAGGCAATTGGCACTACTGGCTAACCGAGATGCTTGGTGGCTCCATTAGTCCAGAAGCTGGGTGGGGCAGTAAGATGCTCCTCGGTGCGACCTACTTCCTACCTATCTATGCTACGGTATTTATCGTAGGTGGTTTCTGGGAAGTGCTTTTCTGTGTTGTACGTAAGCACGAAGTTAACGAAGGCTTTTTCGTAACCTCTATCCTGTTTGCTCTTATCGTTCCACCTACGCTTCCTCTATGGCAAGCGGCTCTAGGTATCACCTTCGGTGTGGTAGTAGCGAAAGAGATCTTCGGTGGTACAGGTCGTAACTTCCTGAACCCTGCTCTTGCAGGCCGTGCATTCCTATTCTTCGCATACCCTGGCCAAATCTCTGGTGACCTAGTATGGACAGCAGCTGACGGCTTCTCTGGTGCAACTGCTCTGAGCCAGTGGTCTCAAGGTGGCGAAGCTCAACTAGTACACAACGTAACTGGTCAAGCTATCACTTGGATGGATGCGTTCGTTGGTAACATCCCGGGTTCTATCGGTGAGGTTTCAACGCTATGGCTACTAGTGGGTGCGGCTATGATCGTTTACATGGGGATTGCGTCTTGGCGCATTATCGCCGGTGTAATGATCGGTATGATTGCAACAGCGACTCTGTTTAACCTAATCGGTTCTGACACTAACCCAATGTTCAGCATGCCTTGGCACTGGCACCTAGTTCTAGGTGGCTTCGCATTCGGTATGTTGTTTATGGCAACTGACCCAGTATCTGCTTCCTTCACTAACAAAGGTAAGTGGTGGTACGGTGCTCTAATCGGTGTAATGTGTATACTCATCCGTGTAGTCAACCCAGCGTACCCAGAGGGTATGATGCTGGCGATCCTATTCGCGAACTTGTTTGCACCACTGTTCGACCATTTCGTTATTGAGAAGAACGTTAAGCGGAGACTAGCACGCTATGGCAAATAA
- a CDS encoding Na(+)-translocating NADH-quinone reductase subunit A: protein MITIKKGLDLPISGAPTQVINDGNSVSKVALLGEEYVGMRPTMHVRVGDTVKKGQVLFADKKNPGVVFTAPQSGTVVEVNRGAKRVLQSVVIEVAGEEQITFEKYTQEQLANLDEAIIRKQLIDSGAWTALKTRPFSKVPAVEAKTKAIFVTAIDTNPLAANPEVIINEQSDAFIAGLDVLSVLTDEKVYVCKNGGSLPRSSQPNVEEHVFGGPHPAGLAGTHMHYLYPVNAEAVAWSINYQDVIAIGNLFITGEIDSNRVVALAGPVVNNPRLVKTSVGASIVELAEKELMPGEVRLISGSILCGTKAAGPHAYLGRYHLQVSALREGRDKELFGWAMPGKNKFSVTRSFLGHLFKGQLFNLTTSLNGGERAMVPIGNYEKVMPLDIEPTLLLRDLCAGDVDSAQRLGALELAEEDLALCTYVCPGKYEYGDLLRECLDTIEKEG, encoded by the coding sequence ATGATTACAATAAAGAAGGGTCTGGATCTTCCGATTTCGGGAGCCCCAACCCAGGTGATTAATGACGGTAATTCCGTCTCAAAAGTCGCCTTGCTTGGCGAAGAGTACGTGGGTATGCGTCCAACGATGCATGTTCGCGTTGGGGATACAGTAAAGAAAGGTCAGGTTCTTTTTGCAGATAAAAAGAACCCAGGCGTAGTATTTACCGCCCCACAAAGTGGCACGGTTGTAGAGGTTAACCGTGGTGCGAAACGTGTTTTGCAGTCAGTCGTTATCGAGGTAGCGGGTGAAGAGCAGATCACTTTCGAAAAATACACCCAAGAGCAACTAGCTAACCTGGATGAAGCTATCATCCGTAAGCAGCTGATTGACTCTGGTGCTTGGACCGCTTTGAAAACTCGTCCGTTCAGCAAGGTTCCAGCAGTGGAAGCGAAAACAAAAGCTATCTTTGTTACCGCTATCGACACCAACCCACTCGCTGCAAACCCAGAAGTGATTATCAACGAACAGTCTGATGCTTTCATCGCTGGTCTTGATGTGCTTTCTGTTCTAACCGACGAAAAAGTTTACGTGTGTAAGAACGGTGGTTCTCTACCTCGTTCATCTCAACCAAATGTTGAAGAGCACGTATTCGGTGGCCCACACCCAGCAGGTCTTGCTGGCACGCATATGCACTACTTGTACCCTGTTAACGCAGAGGCAGTAGCGTGGAGCATCAACTATCAAGACGTTATCGCGATCGGTAACCTGTTCATTACAGGTGAAATCGATTCTAACCGCGTGGTTGCTCTTGCAGGCCCTGTGGTTAACAACCCTCGTCTAGTTAAGACAAGTGTTGGCGCTAGCATCGTTGAACTAGCAGAAAAAGAATTAATGCCAGGTGAGGTTCGCCTTATCTCTGGTTCTATCTTATGTGGTACTAAGGCAGCAGGTCCTCATGCATACCTTGGTCGTTACCACCTACAAGTTTCAGCACTGCGCGAAGGTCGCGATAAAGAGCTATTCGGTTGGGCTATGCCTGGTAAGAACAAGTTCTCTGTGACTCGCTCATTCCTTGGACACCTATTCAAGGGTCAGCTGTTTAACTTAACGACATCACTCAACGGTGGTGAGCGTGCAATGGTTCCAATCGGCAACTACGAAAAAGTAATGCCACTAGACATTGAACCAACGCTCCTACTTCGCGATTTGTGTGCCGGTGATGTTGATAGCGCACAACGCCTAGGTGCTCTAGAGCTGGCGGAAGAAGATTTGGCACTTTGTACCTATGTTTGCCCGGGCAAATATGAGTACGGTGACCTTCTTCGTGAATGCCTAGACACCATTGAGAAGGAAGGCTAA
- a CDS encoding NADH:ubiquinone reductase (Na(+)-transporting) subunit D has product MAISKEAKQNLWAPVLDNNPIALQVLGVCSALAVTTKLETAFVMTLAVIFVTALSNFFVSSIRNHIPNSVRIIVQMAIIASLVIVVDQVLKAFLYDISKQLSVFVGLIITNCIVMGRAEAYAMKSAPLPSLLDGIGNGLGYGFVLITVAFFRELFGSGKLFGLEVLPLVSNGGWYQPNGMMLLAPSAFFLIGFMIWAIRIFKPEQVEAKE; this is encoded by the coding sequence ATGGCAATTTCCAAAGAAGCGAAGCAAAACCTTTGGGCTCCTGTTCTAGATAACAACCCAATCGCTTTGCAGGTACTAGGTGTGTGTTCTGCACTAGCAGTAACCACCAAACTAGAGACGGCGTTCGTTATGACTCTAGCGGTAATCTTCGTAACCGCTTTGTCTAACTTCTTCGTATCTTCTATTCGTAACCATATCCCTAATAGTGTACGTATCATCGTACAGATGGCGATCATTGCTTCGCTAGTAATTGTTGTAGACCAGGTGCTTAAAGCCTTCCTTTACGACATTTCTAAGCAGCTATCGGTATTCGTTGGTCTAATCATCACCAACTGTATCGTTATGGGTCGTGCTGAAGCTTACGCTATGAAGTCTGCACCACTACCATCTCTACTGGACGGTATCGGTAACGGCCTTGGCTATGGCTTCGTGCTTATCACGGTTGCATTCTTCCGCGAACTATTTGGCTCAGGCAAATTGTTCGGTCTAGAAGTGCTTCCTCTAGTGAGCAACGGCGGTTGGTATCAGCCTAACGGTATGATGCTGCTAGCACCATCTGCATTCTTCTTAATCGGCTTTATGATTTGGGCAATCCGTATCTTCAAGCCAGAGCAAGTAGAAGCGAAGGAGTAA
- a CDS encoding YajG family lipoprotein, translating into MRKLLIAAAATLALGGCASPTSDQLHFTPAADNHNITLNETKSVALTTKDIRTAQYLALVKKNEDKALPIHAKENVRIAFGNALQEVLTTQGFEINGDSSNQIQLEVQEALVRVTSSTFSNQMQAKVTLTVTAETPSGKFVKTYSGSAKAENSMGASNEQIEHVINHVSKLVLNEIANDVELIDYMEENFK; encoded by the coding sequence ATGAGAAAATTGCTGATCGCAGCCGCCGCTACCCTAGCGCTTGGTGGCTGTGCGAGCCCGACGTCGGATCAACTGCATTTCACCCCAGCAGCCGATAACCACAACATCACGCTAAACGAGACCAAATCGGTGGCGCTAACCACCAAAGACATTCGTACAGCTCAGTACCTAGCCTTGGTCAAAAAGAATGAAGATAAGGCACTACCAATCCATGCCAAAGAGAACGTTCGCATCGCTTTTGGTAACGCCCTACAAGAGGTGCTAACGACTCAAGGTTTTGAGATCAATGGCGACAGCAGTAATCAGATCCAACTAGAGGTTCAAGAAGCGCTAGTGCGCGTTACTTCATCGACCTTTAGCAATCAGATGCAAGCCAAGGTAACCCTGACGGTTACCGCAGAAACGCCATCAGGTAAATTTGTGAAGACCTACAGCGGCAGTGCAAAGGCAGAAAACTCTATGGGTGCATCAAACGAGCAGATCGAGCATGTTATCAATCATGTGTCTAAGCTAGTACTTAACGAAATCGCCAACGATGTTGAGCTTATCGATTACATGGAGGAGAACTTTAAATGA